In Methanomassiliicoccales archaeon, the DNA window GATGATTGATAGCGTGCTCAGAATATTCACCGCATCCAACAAAGACAACGATTCCAGGACAACTGGATTGAGGCTGACATACACCGCAAGAACTGTCCCTATGAAAAGCTCCCAGCCCACTGCCTGAATGAACATCCGCTTTGGAAAATAACGCCTCTCGAAAGGCTCGCCGATCTTCAGTTCTGTCATTTCCAATACGTCTGGGATGTCCATGAACCACACGACGATTCTAGCTGAATAAGGATCATTCTTCCCTCTGAATCTCACTATCATGTTGAGTATATGGGGAAGGAGCCTTCGCGTGATCAACACCGTGATCCATATCACGCCAAAACCAATAGATGTGTAACCTAAAGCTCCACCCCAAACTCCGAAGGATAATCCCGCGAACAGAATGAGTGTGGATGTCAAATCCATGTAAGGGTTCAGCTCAATTGAGAAACCAGGAATTCCTATCGAGATGGGCTCATTGAAGAAGAAATAACAATAGAATGCTGCAATGGCTCCGACCACCACTGCTCCAATTGTCGCCCACTTGAATATCTTGTCGGTCGGAACGATTCCGTAGTCTCCACGAGCAACCCAGGACATGATGCCTATCGTGATAAACGTGAAGTTGAGCATGGTGAGAGCAATACCGTAGAAGGAATCCTCTTCCTCCGAGGTGAGGGAAGTGACCAAAATGATTGCGAAGCTGACAGCCAGAAGGATGGCAAAGACCTTGATTAAAGTGCGATCTGTTCTTTCAAGATGATCAGATATACTCTCCCCCGGCGCTCTATTCATCCGAAGAAAATAGGATTTTCAAGACTGTAATAGTTTAGTTAACGGAATAATGAGGTTCGGAGAAGGAAAACTAGATTAATCCATGAGAACATGAATTTGGTCGATCTCATGCTCACGAAGGAGGAAATAGCGGGATTTGCCAAGGAGCTTGTGGCAGCTGAGAGAAATGTGGAACCCATAGAACCACTGACCGCGAGAGCGGACATCACCATAGAGGATGCTTACCAGATCCAGCTCGAGATTATCAGGGTCAAGAAGGCTGATGGCGAGATCGAAGTTGGAAAGAAGATAGGACTCACCAGCAAGAGGATGCAGAAGGCCTTCGATGTCGACATGCCTGATTACGGCCATATAATGGATATAATGATGGTTGACGAGGGAACACCAATTCAACTTTCCGAACTGATCCAGCCGAAGATCGAGGCGGAGATCGGTTTCCTTCTTGATGACGACCTCGTCGGCCCGGGTATAACAGCCCTAGATGTACTCGATTCCACCGCCGGAGTCATGCCCACCTTCGAGGTGATCGATAGCCGGATAAAGGATTGGAAGATAAAGATACAAGACTCGATCTCCGACAACGCATCGATCGGTCGAGTGGTTGCAGGCGGCATGCTGACAGACATCCTAGGTTTGGACCTAAGGACAATTGGGATTGTGGTTAGGAAGAACGGGGACATAGTGGAGACCGCGGCTGGAGCGGAGGTCCTAGGGAACCC includes these proteins:
- a CDS encoding 2-keto-4-pentenoate hydratase; translated protein: MLTKEEIAGFAKELVAAERNVEPIEPLTARADITIEDAYQIQLEIIRVKKADGEIEVGKKIGLTSKRMQKAFDVDMPDYGHIMDIMMVDEGTPIQLSELIQPKIEAEIGFLLDDDLVGPGITALDVLDSTAGVMPTFEVIDSRIKDWKIKIQDSISDNASIGRVVAGGMLTDILGLDLRTIGIVVRKNGDIVETAAGAEVLGNPAQSVAWLANKLSDYGVYLNAGDLIISGSVISPIVVGEGDVIHAEFGGGMGGVVAYFK